From Microcoleus sp. FACHB-831, one genomic window encodes:
- a CDS encoding BrnT family toxin, which produces MGIAHPTKLYNSDRWTSYIGYKASSLNGTETRHREKHGVTFEEAAEVFFDPFYQEGDATSNNYEERDFIIGYSLSQRLLLVAYLERYGRNRIVSARPATRAERKLYEQA; this is translated from the coding sequence GTGGGCATCGCCCACCCTACTAAGCTGTACAACAGTGATAGATGGACATCGTATATCGGCTACAAAGCATCGAGTTTGAATGGGACGGAAACAAGGCACAGAGAAAAACATGGTGTTACTTTTGAAGAAGCCGCAGAAGTTTTCTTCGATCCTTTTTACCAAGAGGGTGATGCTACCTCTAACAATTATGAAGAGCGCGATTTCATAATTGGGTATTCCCTTTCTCAACGCCTGTTGCTAGTGGCTTATTTAGAACGATATGGCCGAAATCGGATAGTATCTGCCCGTCCTGCTACCCGCGCTGAAAGAAAATTATATGAGCAAGCCTGA
- a CDS encoding cysteine synthase A: protein MDIKKGFLEAVGNTPLIRLNSFSDETGCEILGKAEFLNPGGSVKDRAALYIIKDAEEKGLLKPGGTVVEGTAGNTGIGLAHICNAKGYKCLIIIPDTQSQEKMDALRTLGAEVRPVPAVPYSNPNNYVRLSGSIASEMENAIWANQFDNLANRQAHYETTGKEIWEQTEGKIDAFVTATGTGGTLAGVAMYLKDQNPDVKTVLADPMGSALYSYVKTGETKSEGSSITEGIGNSRVTANMEGVPLDDAIQIHDIDAVRAIYQLLRKDGLFMGGSVGINVAAAVALAKQMGPGHTIVTILCDGGSRYQSRLFNREWLASKGLSPD from the coding sequence ATGGATATCAAAAAGGGTTTTTTAGAGGCAGTAGGAAACACGCCCCTGATTCGCTTAAACAGCTTTAGCGACGAAACAGGGTGCGAAATCTTGGGAAAAGCAGAATTTCTCAATCCAGGCGGCTCCGTAAAAGACCGCGCTGCCCTTTACATCATCAAAGACGCTGAAGAAAAAGGCTTGCTCAAACCAGGCGGCACAGTAGTAGAAGGAACTGCGGGCAACACTGGCATCGGTCTGGCTCACATCTGCAACGCCAAAGGCTACAAATGCCTGATTATCATCCCAGACACCCAATCGCAAGAAAAAATGGATGCCTTGAGGACGCTAGGCGCAGAAGTCCGTCCCGTCCCAGCCGTACCTTACAGCAACCCCAACAACTATGTGAGGCTTTCTGGTAGCATAGCTTCCGAGATGGAAAATGCTATCTGGGCAAATCAGTTTGATAACTTAGCCAACCGACAAGCGCACTACGAAACCACCGGGAAAGAAATTTGGGAGCAAACCGAGGGCAAAATTGACGCCTTCGTTACTGCGACTGGGACTGGCGGCACTTTAGCGGGCGTGGCGATGTACCTAAAAGACCAAAATCCTGATGTTAAAACTGTCTTAGCAGATCCTATGGGCAGTGCCCTTTATAGTTACGTCAAGACAGGCGAGACTAAATCTGAAGGCAGTTCCATCACAGAAGGTATTGGCAACAGCCGCGTAACTGCCAATATGGAAGGCGTACCCTTAGACGACGCTATCCAAATTCACGATATAGATGCAGTGCGGGCAATTTACCAACTGCTGAGGAAAGATGGGCTGTTTATGGGCGGTTCTGTGGGAATTAACGTAGCCGCAGCCGTAGCATTAGCCAAGCAGATGGGGCCTGGTCACACAATTGTAACTATCCTCTGCGATGGCGGTAGCCGTTATCAGTCGCGGTTGTTTAATCGGGAGTGGTTGGCGTCGAAAGGGCTTTCCCCAGATTAG
- a CDS encoding NAD(P)-dependent alcohol dehydrogenase — MQINALAAHQLGEALKPYSFEPKERQNYDCLIKVLACGICHSDIHMIDNDWGQSRYPVVPGHEVIGEIVEIGSQVNHLKVGDRVGVGWQMSSCLQCTDCLKGNENLCDQNQGLIVNGYGGFADYLAVDSRFAFPIPAGIETEVAGPLLCGGVTVYSALRHAGMSSGQEIGVIGVGGLGHMAVQFASRLGNSVTVFTTSEDKAEFANQLGARHVVVVPPGESPPAPTRQLDIIISTVPQSLDWAAYIEYLSSDGTFTLVGVPPEPLTIPLWALLNKRRRVMASPIGGRAMIIEMLSVAERFGIKPIVETFPMEQANEAMQKVRDNKVRYRAVLTVS, encoded by the coding sequence ATGCAAATTAACGCATTAGCAGCGCATCAGTTAGGTGAAGCGCTTAAGCCTTACAGCTTTGAGCCAAAAGAGCGGCAAAACTACGACTGTCTCATTAAAGTCTTAGCTTGCGGCATCTGTCACTCAGATATCCACATGATCGATAATGACTGGGGACAATCGCGTTATCCCGTCGTTCCCGGTCACGAGGTAATTGGCGAAATAGTCGAGATAGGTTCGCAGGTAAACCATCTTAAGGTAGGCGATCGCGTTGGTGTAGGATGGCAAATGTCCTCTTGTCTGCAATGCACCGATTGTCTCAAAGGTAATGAAAATCTCTGCGACCAAAACCAAGGGCTAATAGTAAATGGTTATGGCGGTTTTGCTGACTATCTTGCAGTAGACTCCCGCTTTGCCTTTCCCATCCCCGCAGGAATTGAGACAGAAGTAGCAGGGCCACTTTTATGCGGCGGAGTCACCGTATACTCGGCTTTACGCCATGCTGGCATGAGTTCCGGTCAAGAAATTGGTGTGATTGGCGTCGGCGGTTTGGGCCATATGGCTGTACAGTTTGCCAGCCGTTTGGGTAACAGCGTCACCGTTTTTACTACTTCCGAAGATAAAGCAGAATTTGCCAATCAACTTGGTGCGCGTCACGTCGTTGTTGTTCCCCCCGGTGAGTCACCCCCTGCTCCTACTCGCCAGCTAGATATCATTATCAGTACAGTTCCTCAATCTCTGGATTGGGCAGCTTATATTGAGTACCTGAGTTCTGACGGCACTTTCACCCTTGTGGGGGTTCCTCCCGAGCCTCTCACCATACCGCTTTGGGCTTTACTCAACAAGCGTCGTCGGGTCATGGCTTCTCCTATCGGCGGTCGAGCGATGATTATCGAGATGCTATCTGTAGCAGAACGTTTTGGGATTAAACCAATTGTTGAGACTTTCCCTATGGAACAAGCTAACGAAGCGATGCAAAAAGTGCGCGACAACAAAGTTCGCTATCGAGCCGTGCTGACGGTAAGCTAA
- a CDS encoding ferredoxin — MHSPRSVLVCQSRSCRKLGAAKVLAAFQSHPVPDVAVVSSACLGQCGNGPMVIVEPDQMWYSGVHPDEVPAVVERHLVEGRPVASMLYPKIHGHRRVPKVPSSE, encoded by the coding sequence ATGCACTCTCCTAGAAGTGTTTTAGTTTGTCAAAGTCGCAGTTGCCGCAAGTTGGGTGCAGCTAAAGTTTTGGCAGCTTTTCAGTCGCATCCAGTTCCAGATGTCGCGGTAGTATCTAGTGCGTGTCTGGGACAATGCGGCAATGGCCCAATGGTAATAGTTGAGCCAGATCAAATGTGGTATAGCGGCGTCCATCCAGATGAAGTGCCTGCGGTAGTAGAACGACATTTAGTGGAGGGGCGCCCAGTAGCATCAATGCTCTATCCTAAAATTCACGGACATAGGCGCGTGCCAAAAGTACCATCCTCAGAGTAG
- a CDS encoding class I SAM-dependent methyltransferase encodes MGKTNFQLPYFDALLEHFREGNAEIVQAFGRHVHWGYWENPSSSDGSVADFAIAAEALCRRVCDAGGVRDGLAILDCGCGFGGTVASLNERFSNVKLVGLNIDPRQLDRAREQVQPRKDNNIEFIEGDACELPFEDASFDVVLAVECIFHFPSRKQFFQEARRVLKPGGKLAICDFVPQQWSVLFLKLADIFVKPVVTRTYGYVEGNFSLLNYRNLAKNTGFVPILSEDITLNTLPTYPVLLRLIRQGEAAEEETINRLGGWVSRLGLIRYMILSFEAL; translated from the coding sequence ATGGGCAAAACTAACTTTCAGCTACCCTATTTTGACGCGCTGCTAGAGCATTTTCGCGAAGGGAATGCCGAAATCGTCCAGGCTTTTGGTCGCCACGTACACTGGGGATATTGGGAAAATCCATCTTCTTCAGATGGTTCGGTTGCCGATTTTGCGATCGCGGCTGAGGCTTTATGCAGGCGAGTATGCGACGCGGGTGGGGTGCGTGATGGCTTGGCTATCCTCGACTGCGGTTGTGGCTTTGGCGGCACAGTTGCCAGCCTTAACGAACGATTTTCTAACGTAAAGTTAGTTGGTTTGAACATAGACCCGCGCCAGCTAGATAGAGCCAGAGAACAAGTACAGCCCCGCAAGGATAATAATATTGAATTTATCGAGGGGGATGCTTGCGAGTTACCTTTTGAAGATGCCTCTTTTGATGTAGTTTTAGCAGTAGAATGCATATTCCATTTTCCTAGCCGAAAACAATTCTTCCAAGAAGCGCGACGAGTGCTAAAACCAGGAGGAAAACTGGCAATTTGCGACTTTGTGCCTCAGCAATGGAGCGTACTATTTCTTAAGCTGGCGGACATCTTTGTAAAACCAGTCGTTACCCGCACCTATGGCTATGTTGAGGGTAATTTCTCCCTGCTAAATTACCGCAATCTTGCCAAAAATACGGGATTTGTGCCGATCCTAAGTGAGGACATCACCCTCAATACTCTGCCGACTTATCCCGTGTTACTGCGGCTAATTCGGCAGGGGGAAGCAGCAGAGGAAGAAACGATAAATCGGTTGGGAGGCTGGGTTAGTCGGCTAGGGCTGATCCGTTATATGATTTTGTCGTTTGAAGCGCTTTGA
- a CDS encoding folate-binding protein YgfZ translates to MPTSTINGNDAAALQAAREGVAVCDRSHWGRIQVSDGDRIRFLHNQSTNDFQRLKPGQGCDTVFVTSTARTIDLATAYVLEDYILLLVSPNRREKIIKWLDQYIFFADKVQLKDVTNETATFSLIGPKSDALLDKFGAGAIIGQPYASHQLLLLGDIEVRVAVGSGLATQGYTLIVPAASAETLKNKLVEAGAVEMSDRAWEQLRIEQGRPAPEFELTEDYNPLEAGLWHTISFEKGCYIGQETIARLNTYKGVKQHLWGVRLSTPVEPGSAIAIGDEKVGKLTSYTQTEQSCFGLGYVRTKAGGEGLKVQVGDSEGELVKVPFVTHDYP, encoded by the coding sequence ATGCCAACATCTACAATTAACGGCAATGACGCAGCAGCACTGCAAGCAGCACGAGAGGGAGTTGCTGTGTGCGATCGCTCCCACTGGGGACGCATCCAAGTTTCTGATGGCGATCGCATCCGTTTTTTACATAACCAAAGCACCAACGACTTCCAACGCCTCAAACCAGGTCAAGGCTGCGATACTGTTTTTGTAACATCAACTGCTCGAACTATTGACCTAGCTACTGCTTATGTATTAGAAGATTACATCCTGCTATTAGTTTCACCCAATCGCCGCGAAAAAATAATCAAATGGCTAGACCAATACATCTTTTTTGCCGATAAAGTGCAATTAAAGGATGTTACTAACGAGACCGCTACCTTTAGCTTAATTGGTCCAAAAAGTGACGCGCTATTAGATAAATTTGGTGCTGGTGCAATTATCGGTCAACCCTACGCCTCTCACCAATTATTACTGCTGGGAGATATAGAGGTTAGAGTTGCTGTTGGTAGTGGTTTGGCTACACAGGGATACACGCTTATAGTCCCTGCTGCTAGTGCGGAAACACTTAAGAATAAATTAGTGGAAGCTGGAGCAGTAGAAATGAGCGATCGCGCTTGGGAACAGTTGCGAATCGAACAAGGACGCCCGGCGCCAGAGTTTGAATTAACAGAAGATTATAACCCCCTAGAAGCTGGTTTGTGGCACACAATTTCTTTTGAAAAAGGCTGCTACATCGGTCAAGAAACAATTGCGCGATTAAACACATATAAAGGAGTAAAACAACACCTCTGGGGAGTGCGTTTGAGTACGCCCGTTGAACCGGGAAGTGCGATCGCGATTGGAGATGAAAAAGTAGGCAAACTTACCAGCTATACTCAAACCGAACAAAGTTGTTTTGGACTCGGCTATGTCCGTACTAAAGCTGGCGGTGAAGGGCTAAAAGTACAAGTAGGCGACAGCGAAGGGGAACTCGTTAAAGTGCCATTTGTAACTCACGACTACCCCTAA
- a CDS encoding serine/threonine protein kinase has product MAFGAIAQILKKFSPSFDKNCGFGHVIRVVLILSVHREGAAHTMIGQLLDGRYQVIQVLGAGGFGQTYIALDTRRPGNPKCVVKYLKPIASNPGLLETARRLFKSEAETLEQLGNHDQIPRLLAYQDKEFYLVQEFVQGHTLSGELNPGRRWEEREVIQMLQEVLSILEFVHNQGVIHRDIKPDNLIRRDSDRKLVLVDFGAVKQVQTEMAMAQGQMSATVAIGTPGYMPSEQGRGMPRPASDIYSLGMIGIQALTGLMPLQLPEDNQTGEIIWHHLASVTPGLAAVLTKMTSYHFKDRYQSAGEVLQALQELTNAYPPTQPPAYTPPPTPPTSQQHTVAVVPNNPSQPQVRTPTAPVAPVSRPPRVFPLLLGVGVAAACVGVGAVAFKAAQQRTSSSKTCFAVVTPDSNIRSEPSSSTRQNIIRTVQSQTNIPVTGRRTQGGWIEVKLDDGRLAWAHAEVMENNQQITSCLKANKRPFQVVDDALLITKRPSPSPTPKPTNSATPSPDKADKPTVKDEGRAIFAKSVEKFQAGDLPGAIALAKSIPPTSSAYPQVKEALQEWPNNWRIAQSKFINAQKAFDEGRWQDVIAFGKDPSFPQIRFWRDKLQQLVVTAEKNQKAPDASPSPSPSPSESPSPSPSPSPSESPSPSPSPSPSESPSPSPSPSPSASPSPSPSESPSPSPSVIPTT; this is encoded by the coding sequence TTGGCATTTGGAGCGATCGCTCAAATCTTAAAAAAATTTAGCCCAAGTTTTGACAAAAACTGCGGATTTGGTCATGTTATCCGAGTGGTATTAATATTGAGCGTACATCGAGAGGGGGCGGCACATACCATGATCGGCCAGTTACTAGACGGGCGTTACCAAGTTATCCAAGTTCTGGGTGCCGGGGGATTCGGTCAAACCTACATAGCCCTAGACACGCGGCGACCCGGCAACCCCAAGTGCGTCGTCAAATACCTCAAACCCATTGCTAGCAACCCCGGCTTGTTAGAAACTGCCAGACGGCTGTTTAAAAGCGAAGCCGAAACCTTGGAACAACTGGGCAACCACGACCAAATTCCTAGACTTCTAGCTTACCAAGACAAAGAATTTTACCTCGTCCAAGAATTCGTTCAAGGGCATACCCTCAGCGGTGAACTCAACCCTGGCAGACGCTGGGAGGAGAGAGAAGTTATTCAAATGCTGCAAGAAGTCTTGAGCATCCTTGAATTTGTCCACAACCAGGGCGTGATCCATCGCGATATCAAACCCGATAACTTAATTAGACGCGACTCTGACCGCAAATTAGTCCTTGTTGACTTTGGCGCTGTCAAGCAAGTGCAGACTGAGATGGCAATGGCTCAAGGACAAATGAGCGCCACAGTTGCCATTGGCACTCCCGGCTATATGCCCAGCGAACAAGGGCGGGGTATGCCACGTCCTGCGAGCGATATTTATTCCCTCGGAATGATAGGCATCCAAGCGCTAACGGGACTAATGCCGCTGCAATTGCCCGAAGATAACCAGACTGGGGAGATTATTTGGCACCATTTAGCATCGGTTACTCCTGGATTGGCTGCTGTTTTAACGAAGATGACCAGCTACCACTTCAAAGACCGCTACCAGTCGGCAGGGGAAGTATTGCAGGCGTTGCAGGAACTAACTAATGCCTATCCACCCACCCAGCCACCGGCTTATACCCCACCACCGACCCCACCAACGTCCCAACAGCATACTGTCGCTGTTGTTCCTAACAATCCCTCGCAACCGCAAGTAAGGACGCCCACAGCCCCAGTTGCGCCTGTTTCTCGTCCGCCCCGCGTCTTTCCTTTACTGCTGGGTGTAGGTGTTGCTGCTGCTTGCGTTGGTGTTGGCGCTGTGGCTTTTAAGGCCGCACAACAGAGAACTTCTTCCTCAAAAACTTGTTTTGCTGTTGTTACTCCCGATTCAAATATACGCTCGGAACCTAGTTCTTCCACTCGTCAGAATATTATTAGAACTGTGCAATCACAAACGAATATTCCTGTTACTGGAAGGAGAACACAAGGCGGTTGGATAGAAGTTAAACTTGACGACGGGCGTTTGGCTTGGGCACACGCGGAAGTTATGGAAAACAATCAACAAATAACTTCTTGTCTTAAAGCTAATAAAAGACCTTTTCAGGTAGTGGATGATGCCTTGTTAATTACTAAGCGCCCGTCTCCAAGCCCCACACCAAAACCTACCAACTCAGCCACTCCATCACCGGATAAGGCTGACAAACCTACTGTTAAAGATGAGGGACGCGCTATTTTTGCCAAATCGGTAGAAAAATTTCAAGCGGGAGATTTGCCGGGTGCGATCGCTCTTGCAAAATCTATTCCTCCCACGAGTTCCGCTTACCCTCAAGTAAAGGAAGCGCTGCAAGAGTGGCCTAATAACTGGCGCATTGCCCAGTCTAAATTTATTAATGCACAAAAAGCTTTTGATGAGGGTAGGTGGCAAGATGTAATTGCTTTTGGAAAAGACCCTAGCTTTCCACAAATTCGGTTTTGGAGAGACAAGTTACAACAATTGGTTGTAACTGCTGAGAAAAACCAAAAAGCACCAGATGCTTCACCCAGCCCTAGCCCATCTCCCAGCGAATCGCCCAGCCCATCTCCATCGCCAAGTCCGAGTGAATCCCCCAGTCCCAGCCCATCACCAAGTCCCAGCGAATCGCCCAGCCCCAGCCCTAGTCCCAGTCCGTCTGCAAGTCCATCGCCAAGTCCGAGTGAATCGCCCAGCCCCAGCCCTAGTGTTATCCCCACTACTTAG
- a CDS encoding NPCBM/NEW2 domain-containing protein: protein MPKIKSIAQVIVGAMVSFSLVPLGEQVALARRPYFLLETLCADSGPGNWSGNSLNVSIGRAAYRSLLSMSPGNRYASLTCRIKPINSQPVFQRLTLAFGMRDNDRRSPATRVNIYLDGRQAVSRTVSPAERAAYSIDVSNVSNVAIETTCTTQADYCDRVYFYDATLEPITPPPRQKK from the coding sequence ATGCCAAAAATCAAGTCGATAGCTCAAGTCATCGTTGGTGCGATGGTGTCATTTTCCCTAGTGCCACTAGGCGAGCAAGTTGCCCTAGCACGACGCCCTTACTTCCTCCTTGAAACTCTATGCGCTGACAGCGGCCCTGGAAATTGGAGCGGCAATAGTTTAAATGTATCTATAGGTAGAGCAGCCTATAGAAGTCTTCTGTCTATGTCACCTGGAAACCGATATGCGTCGCTGACATGTAGAATCAAGCCAATTAATTCTCAACCTGTATTTCAAAGGCTAACTTTGGCATTTGGAATGCGTGACAATGACCGGAGAAGTCCTGCAACTAGAGTGAATATTTACTTAGATGGAAGGCAAGCTGTTTCTCGAACCGTTTCTCCTGCCGAACGAGCAGCTTATTCAATTGATGTTAGCAATGTCAGCAATGTGGCCATAGAAACTACCTGTACTACGCAAGCTGACTATTGCGATCGCGTTTACTTTTACGATGCTACGCTTGAGCCAATTACGCCCCCTCCCCGTCAGAAGAAATAG
- the thiC gene encoding phosphomethylpyrimidine synthase, translating into MRTEWVAKRRGQSNVSQMHYARQGVITEEMQYVAQRENLPADLIREEVARGRMIIPANINHTNLEPMAIGIASKCKVNANIGASPNSSNLQEEVDKLKLAVKYGADTVMDLSTGGGNLDEIRTAIINASPVPIGTVPVYQALESVHGTIEKLTADDFLHVIEKHAQQGVDYQTIHAGILIEHLPLVRDRITGIVSRGGGILARWMLHHHKQNPLYTHFNDIIEIFKRYDVSFSLGDSLRPGCQHDASDAAQLAELKTLGQLTRKAWEHNVQVMVEGPGHVPMDQIEFNVKKQMEECSEAPFYVLGPLVTDIAPGYDHITSAIGAAMAGWYGTAMLCYVTPKEHLGLPDAEDVRNGLIAYKIAAHAADIARHRPGARDRDDELSKARYNFDWNRQFELSLDPERAKEYHDETLPADIYKTAEFCSMCGPKFCPMQTKVDADALTELEKFLAKEPVTQS; encoded by the coding sequence ATGCGTACCGAATGGGTAGCGAAGCGTCGCGGACAAAGCAACGTTTCTCAAATGCACTACGCTCGTCAGGGTGTGATTACTGAAGAAATGCAGTATGTGGCGCAGCGGGAAAATCTCCCAGCTGACCTCATCCGCGAAGAAGTCGCACGGGGTAGAATGATTATCCCCGCCAATATCAATCACACTAACCTAGAACCGATGGCTATTGGCATCGCTTCTAAGTGCAAAGTGAATGCCAATATCGGAGCTTCCCCCAACTCTTCTAACCTTCAAGAAGAAGTCGATAAGCTCAAATTGGCGGTAAAATATGGTGCCGATACCGTCATGGACTTGTCCACTGGTGGCGGTAACTTAGATGAAATTCGCACCGCAATTATCAACGCTTCGCCAGTTCCAATTGGAACAGTTCCAGTCTATCAAGCTTTAGAAAGCGTTCACGGTACGATTGAAAAGCTGACAGCAGATGACTTCCTCCACGTCATCGAAAAGCACGCTCAACAAGGCGTCGATTATCAGACCATCCACGCGGGAATTTTAATTGAACATTTGCCTTTGGTAAGAGATCGCATCACTGGAATTGTCTCTCGCGGGGGGGGAATTCTCGCCCGTTGGATGCTGCATCACCACAAGCAAAATCCCCTGTATACCCATTTCAACGACATCATCGAAATCTTTAAAAGATACGATGTTTCGTTTAGTTTGGGCGACTCTCTGCGTCCCGGTTGTCAGCACGATGCATCTGATGCTGCACAGTTAGCTGAACTTAAGACATTAGGACAGTTAACTCGCAAAGCTTGGGAACATAACGTGCAGGTGATGGTCGAAGGGCCGGGTCACGTCCCAATGGATCAAATTGAGTTTAATGTTAAAAAACAGATGGAGGAGTGTTCTGAAGCACCCTTCTATGTTTTGGGGCCATTAGTAACAGATATTGCTCCCGGTTATGACCACATTACGTCAGCAATTGGCGCGGCTATGGCTGGCTGGTACGGAACGGCAATGCTTTGTTATGTCACACCCAAAGAACACTTAGGCTTGCCTGATGCAGAAGATGTGCGGAATGGGTTAATTGCCTACAAGATTGCCGCGCATGCTGCGGATATTGCAAGGCATCGTCCGGGGGCAAGAGATAGAGATGACGAACTTTCTAAAGCCCGTTACAACTTCGACTGGAACCGCCAGTTTGAATTGTCTCTCGACCCCGAACGCGCGAAGGAATATCACGACGAAACTTTGCCAGCAGATATCTATAAAACTGCTGAGTTCTGTTCAATGTGCGGGCCAAAATTCTGCCCAATGCAGACTAAAGTTGATGCAGATGCGTTGACAGAACTTGAGAAGTTCTTGGCTAAAGAACCAGTAACTCAAAGCTAA
- a CDS encoding glutathione S-transferase family protein, which yields MYRLYDFLPSGNGYKVRLLLTQLEIPFEIVELNILKGETRTPEFLAKNPNGRIPVLEIQPNQFLAESNAILFYLSEGTQYLPSDRLERAQVMQWLFFEQYSHEPYIATSRFWISCLGKADEYRDAINQKREPGYAALRVMEKHLANRAFFVGERYTIADIALYAYTHVAHEGGFELTGFPAINAWLERVKAQPKHISITQRKGAD from the coding sequence ATGTATCGACTATATGATTTTTTGCCTTCTGGGAATGGCTATAAGGTGCGGCTGCTGCTGACACAACTTGAAATTCCTTTTGAGATAGTAGAACTTAACATCCTGAAAGGAGAAACGCGCACTCCAGAATTCCTTGCCAAAAACCCCAATGGGCGCATTCCCGTTTTAGAAATTCAGCCAAACCAGTTCCTTGCTGAATCGAATGCAATTCTATTTTACTTAAGCGAAGGTACTCAATATTTACCAAGCGATCGCCTTGAACGCGCACAAGTAATGCAATGGCTATTTTTTGAGCAATACAGTCACGAACCCTATATTGCTACTTCTAGATTTTGGATTTCTTGCCTTGGCAAAGCTGATGAATATCGAGATGCTATTAACCAAAAACGCGAACCTGGTTATGCAGCATTAAGGGTAATGGAAAAGCATTTAGCCAATCGCGCTTTTTTTGTGGGAGAGCGATACACTATTGCTGATATTGCTTTGTATGCTTATACTCATGTTGCCCATGAAGGCGGCTTTGAATTAACAGGATTTCCAGCAATAAATGCGTGGTTGGAACGTGTTAAAGCTCAACCAAAACATATTAGTATTACTCAACGAAAAGGTGCTGACTGA
- the pyrE gene encoding orotate phosphoribosyltransferase yields the protein MSNDIQPPAIASEIATADLTTLRQQLLDLFCHLAYKEGDFVLSSGQRSTYYINGKLVTLHPQGALATGRLLLSMLSMDTDAVAGLTLGADPIVTALSVVSAYENRPIPALIIRKEAKGHGTRAYIEGPNLPEGAKVVVLEDVVTTGQSAMKAVARLRDAGYKVERVISLVDRQQGGAELYQAVGLEFQAVFTISEIQERTRTLR from the coding sequence ATGAGCAACGACATCCAACCTCCAGCGATCGCAAGTGAAATTGCTACAGCCGATTTAACAACGCTGCGCCAGCAACTTCTAGATTTATTTTGCCATCTGGCTTACAAAGAAGGTGACTTTGTTCTCTCTTCAGGGCAGCGCAGCACTTATTACATTAATGGCAAGCTGGTGACACTCCACCCCCAAGGCGCTTTAGCAACCGGGAGGCTTTTGTTATCAATGCTATCGATGGATACTGATGCTGTAGCAGGTTTGACGCTGGGAGCAGATCCAATTGTAACGGCGTTAAGCGTGGTTTCTGCTTACGAAAACAGACCTATACCAGCGCTGATTATCCGCAAAGAAGCTAAGGGTCACGGTACAAGAGCATACATTGAAGGGCCAAATCTTCCCGAAGGTGCAAAAGTTGTAGTTTTGGAAGATGTTGTCACAACGGGGCAATCTGCAATGAAAGCAGTGGCGCGTCTCCGCGATGCAGGTTACAAAGTCGAGCGAGTAATTTCTCTAGTAGATCGACAGCAAGGCGGTGCTGAATTATACCAGGCAGTAGGGCTAGAGTTTCAGGCAGTGTTTACTATCTCAGAAATTCAAGAGCGTACAAGGACTTTAAGGTAG